In Haemophilus parainfluenzae, the sequence TATTTATTGAGAGAGAGTAATCCGGTTTCTGAGCCGGAGAAATAGGCTGATAAAACTAAACAAATAATGAGTGTAATAAATAAAGTACTAAGGGGGATACTGTCCAAGGGTAAATCCTTTTGTTCGTTAATCAACAAAAAGTGCGGTCATTTTCACCGCACTTTTTACCTGTTCTTTGATTTTGATTAAATCAAACGGCTGCCAAAATAGCCAATCGTGAGCAGAATGATACCCGAAATTGCGTAAATAATCATCCTTTTTCCACGCCATCCTAATCGCCAATGGCCAAAACAAGCAATACCAAAACTAATCCAAGCAAGGAAAGAAAAAATCGCTTTGTGTAGATTTTCTGGAGTCACGGCTTGCAACACATGATAAGTACCAGAAATTAAAGTGAGCGTCAGTAATGCTTCCCCCATCGCAAATAAACAGAAGAAATGACGTTCTACTGCCATCAATGGCGGAATTGCTGGCGAAAATTGGATTTTACGCTTTTTCAAATTGCGATCTAACCATACCAACTGGATCACATAAAGCGTTGCAATAAAACATACCGCGTAGGTAAAGAGCGACAAGCCGATATGGAACAACATCAACGTGTTCTGATTAAGCATTTGAATGATGTGGCTTGATAAGAATGTGGCAAAGATCAGGCTAATGATCGAAAACGCATACACTATCGGTAAAACAAACCACATTGTCGAAACGAGAAACATTGAAAGCGTCGCCAATGACGCAATAATGACGCTCATTAAGGAAGCGATTTGCATTAGCGTAAAACTTTGCCCTGAGGCAAGATCCTCTAACAGAGGGAACGTGCTGACTGCATGCAGAACAATTGCTGTAAGTGCGGTCAGAAAAAACGGGATTTTACTTTGACTCAACTTCCCTTCTGATGAGTTCATCAAAAATGGGGCGATCAACAATAAACTAAGAATGTAAAAAATAATCGAAAAAAGGGCAAACCACATAATGCTTTCTCTTTACTAGGAATTATTCTTATTTTAACGGATCTTTTCTCTAGATCGCCATAATTTTATTTGAAATGATGAAAAACGCCCAAATTTCGGTATAATCACGGCAATTTTTTAAGAAAAAACAGGATTTAAAATGTTTGAGAATTTATCGGATCGCCTTTCCAAAACGCTACGCAACATTAGCAGTAAAGGGCGTTTAACTGAAGATAATATTAAAGAAACGCTACGCGAAGTGCGTATGGCGTTATTAGAAGCTGACGTAGCTTTACCTGTTGTGCGTGAATTTATCGCCAAAGTAAAAGAAAGTGCGTTAGGCGAAGAAGTTAATAAAAGCTTAACGCCAGGCCAAGAGTTCTTAAAAATCGTTCAACGTGAACTCGAAAAAGCCATGGGTGAAGCCAATGAGAGCTTAAACCTAGCAACACAGCCACCTGCAGTTATTTTAATGGCGGGTTTACAAGGTGCGGGTAAAACCACCAGCGTGGGTAAATTAGCAAAATTCTTACGCGAACGTCATAAAAAGAAAGTGCTTGTAGTCTCTGCCGACGTATATCGTCCTGCAGCAATCAAACAGCTTGAGACCTTAGCACAATCTGTTGGTGTGGATTTCTTTCCATCTGATGTTAAACAAAAACCGGTAGAGATTGCAAAAGCGGCACTTGCTGATGCAAAACTCAAATTCTACGATGTGTTAATTGTCGATACGGCAGGTCGCTTGCACGTTGATACAGAAATGATGGACGAAATCAAGCAAGTCCATGCAGCGTTAAATCCAATCGAAACCCTTTTCACCGTAGATGCGATGACCGGTCAAGATGCGGCAAATACAGCAAAAGCCTTCAATGAAGCCTTGCCACTTACCGGGGTTATCTTAACCAAAGTGGACGGTGATGCGCGTGGCGGTGCGGCTTTATCTATTCGCCAAATCACCGGCAAACCGATTAAATTCCTTGGTGTGGGTGAAAAAACAGAAGCCCTAGAGCCATTCCATCCTGATCGCGTAGCATCACGTATTTTAGGCATGGGCGATGTACTTTCCCTTATCGAAGATCTGGAACGCTCAGTGGATCGTGAAAAAGCGGAAAAAATGGCACAGAAATTCAAGAAAGGTGATGATTTCACCTTAGATGATTTCCGTGAACAGCTCCGCGAGATGAAAAAAATGGGCGGTATGATGTCGATGCTTGAAAAATTACCGGGTGCGAAAAACTTACCGGATCATGTCAAAAATCAAGTAGATGACAAAATGTTCATCAAAATGGAAGCCATCATTAATTCCATGACCTTAAAAGAACGTGCCAATCCAGATATTATCAAAGGATCTCGCCGTCGTCGTATTGCATTAGGTTCCGGCACACAAGTGCAAGATGTGAATAAGTTGCTGAAACAATTTGACGAAATGCAACGCATGATGAAGAAAATGCGCAAAGGTGGAATGGCAAAAATGATGCGCGGCATGCAAGGCTTAATGGGCGGAGGCGGCTTAGGTGGCCTCGGTGGTTTAGGCGGCATGTTTAAACGTTAATCCCCCTCTACAAATAAAGTGCGGTCAAAAATCAATAGGTTTTTGGCCGTTTTTTTTATCTTTTTAGTTAGCATTTCCTATTACCCGATTAAATTACTCAGTTTTAGGTAATATTTTCATCATTTGATAGTCGATATAATTGCTCAGGTATTTTACTTCGAGTAAAATCTAGCCCTTGATGGCTATTCTCGGAAAGTTAACCATCATGGCATCATATTTTTTAATCATCTAGGAGTGATAAAATGGGACAGTATAAAAAGTTCTGGTACCTATTAGTCGCCGTATTAATTGGAGCATTCTCCATTCTCGGTTACTATGGGTTCGAAGTTTATCGTGAAGCACCACCAATTCCGCAACAATATGTTTCAGAATCAGGTGAAAAAGTGATTACTCACGATGAAATTTTACATGGTCAAACCGCTTGGCAAACCACTGGTGGTATGCAAGTGGGATCTGTTTGGGGTCATGGGGCATACCAAGCACCAGACTGGACAGCAGATTGGCTTCACCGTGAATTAACTAACTGGTTGGATATTACAGCGAACCAAGAATTTGGTAAAAACTTTGCTGATTTAAATGATGAACAGCAAACGTTATTAAAAGCGCGTTTAACCAAAGAATATCGTGGTAGCAAAGTTGAAAACGGTACTGTTGTGCTTTCAAACACCCGTTTAGCGGCAATGGAAAAAACAGCACAATACTATATTTCTTTATATGGTGATGATCCTGCAACCAAAGTGACTCGTGAACACTTTGCGATGAAGGATAATACCCTTCCTGACTTACAAGCACGTAAAGACTTAACTAAATTCTTCTTCTGGACAGCATGGACTGCCTCTGCAGAACGTCCAAATACAAATGCAAGTTATACCAACAACTGGCCACATGAGCCGTTAATCAACAATGTACCAACACCAGAAAACGTGGTTTGGTCTATTGCGAGTGTGGTATTCCTCATTGCTGGTATTGGTTTCGTGGTATGGATTTGGTCATTCAAAAAACGTGAAGATGAACAAGATCCACCGATTCCGGAAGTTGATCCCCTCACAAAACTACAGTTAACCCCTTCTCAACGCGCATTAGGTAAATATCTCTTTACGGTGCTTGCATTATTCTTACTGCAAGTGAATTTAGGGGCGATTGTTGCTCACTATACTGTTGAAGGTCAAGAATTCTATGGTATTGATATCTCTCAATACTTACCTTATTCATTAGTGCGTACATGGCATATTCAAGCGGCATTATTCTGGATTGCAATGGCATTCTTAGCTGGCGGTTTATTCCTGGCACCGATCATCAATGGTGGTAAAGATCCGAAATTCCAAAAATTGGGCGTGGATGTTTTATTCTGGGCATTAGTGGTATTAGTCGTCGGTTCATTCACCGGAAGTTATTTAGCAATTGCACATATTCTTCCAGAAGAATGGAGCTTCATGTTCGGCCACCAAGGCTATGAATTCATTGACTTAGGTCGTTTCTGGCAAGCGGTGAAATTCGCTGGTATCTTATTCTGGTTAGTCTTAATGCTTCGCGGTACAGTGAACGCATTTAAACAACCGGGAGACAAAAACTTATTAGCGTTATTCTTCGCTTCTGTCATTGCAATCGGCTTATTCTATGGCCCTGCATTATTCTACGGCGAGCACACTCACATTTCTGTGATGGAATACTGGCGTTGGTGGGTCGTTCACCTATGGGTAGAAGGCTTCTTCGAAGTATTCTCTGTAGCGGCACTCTCATTCATCTTCGTAAGCTTAGGTTTAGTTTCTCGTCGTACTGCGACTGTAGCAACTATTACTGAAGCGGCATTATTCTTAATCGGTGGTATCCCTGGTACGTTCCACCACCTATACTTCGCAGGTGCAACTACACCAATTATCGCAGTAGGTGCGTCATTCTCTGCACTTGAAGTGGTTCCATTAGTGTTATTAGGTCATGAAGCTTGGGAACACTGGGCAATGCAACAAAAAACACCTTGGATGGACCGTTTAAAATGGCCTCTTTACTGCTTCGTCGCCGTTGCATTCTGGAATATGTTAGGTGCTGGCGTATTTGGTTTCTTAATCAACCCACCAATTTCGCTTTACTATATCCAAGGCTTGAACACAACTGCCGTTCACGCTCACGCCGCATTATTCGGTGTGTATGGTTTCTTAGCGTTAGGTTTCGTGTTCTTAATTGCTCGTTATTTACGTCCAGATACACCATTTAACGATAAGTTAATGAAATGGGGCTTCTGGTTATTAAATGGCGGTTTAGTATTAATGATCGTATCAAGCTTATTACCAATCGGTATTATTCAAGGTTATGCAAGTATCTCTGAAGGCTTATGGTATGCACGTAGTGAAGAATTTATGCAACAACCATTATTCGATACCTTACGTTGGGTTCGTTTAGGTGGTGATGTGGTATTCATCTTCGGTGCACTAGCCTTCTTCTGGCAAATCTTTATGATGATTTTCTTCAAACCGAAAAAAACAGCTTAACTAGGTTTATTATCATGCAAAAGCGGCTAAGTAATTAGCCGCTTTTTATTTATAAAAAATCCATTATCTTTTTGACCGCACTTTTATTTTCATTAAATGATTTCCTTTAGCGGGGAAAATAATGTGAATATTTATAAGAGAGTGAATAAGAGAGCCATTGGCTTTATGACCAGTGTTGAGAATGTATTTCATCAAAGTGCGGTTAATTTTTTAATTGTTTTTATACCCAACTGTCATAATAAAAATACTAGGCAATTGAATATTTCTGATATAAAATTCTCTGATTTGTTTTTTAAAGGGAGAAAAAAGATGAAACTCGTTGAAGTAAAACATCCGCTTGTTAAACATAAATTAGGCGTGATGCGCGAAGCTGATATTGATACTAAAAAATTCCGTGAACTTGCAACAGAAGTGGGCAGCTTACTCACCTATGAAGCGACAGCCGATCTCGAAACAGAAAAAGTGATTATCGAAGGTTGGAACGGTCCTGTTGAAATCGACCGTATCAAAGGTAAAAAAGTTACTGTTGTACCAATTTTACGTGCAGGCCTTGGCATGATGGATGGTGTATTAGAACATGTTCCTAGTGCTCGCATCAGTGTAGTCGGGATTTATCGTAATGAAGAAACCCTTGAACCCGTCCCTTATTTCCAAAAACTCGCGAGTGATTTAGAAGAACGTTTAGCTATCGTTGTGGATCCAATGCTTGCAACGGGTGGTTCAATGATCTCCACCATTGATTTATTAAAAGCAAAAGGTTGCCAACATATCAAAGTATTAGTATTAGTAGCGGCGCCAGAAGGAATCAAAGCATTAGAAAAAGCGCATCCAGATATCGAACTTTATTGCGCATCTATTGATGATCACTTAAATGAACAAGGCTACATCATCCCTGGCTTGGGTGATGCGGGCGATAAGATTTTTGGGACGAAATAATTCCCTTTTAATAAGACGGCATTTATAGCCGTCTTTTTTCCGTGCGTGAAAACACAAAAGCTAAAAAAGCATTAAAACCGACCGCACTTTCAGTTAATTCAAACCGAGAGTTGAAACTAAATGAGTAATCAAACTACAACCGCACCTGTTGAGGTGCAAAGCATGGGCAAACAAGCGTTTGTCGGTTTACAGATGTTATTTGTTGCCTTTGGCGCCTTAGTATTAGTTCCTTTAATCACCGGATTAAATTCTAATACTGCTCTTCTTACCGCGGGTATCGGTACACTGCTTTTCCAACTTTGTACTGGTAAACAAGTCCCTATTTTCTTGGCTTCCTCTTTTGCCTTTATTGCGCCTATTCAATATGGTGTACAAACTTGGGGTATCCCAACCACAATGGGTGGACTTGCTTGTGCAGGCTTCGTCTATTTCGCACTATCAACCTTAGTAAAATTACGCGGTAGTGCTGCACTTGAGCGTATATTCCCGCCTGTTGTTGTGGGTCCCGTAATTATCATTATCGGTATGGGACTTGCACCCGTTGCTGTGGATATGGCATTAGGTAAAAACAGTGCATATAGCTATGAGCATTCGGTATTAGTTTCTATGATTACCTTGGTCACTACCCTTTCTGTTGCGGTATTTGCTAAAGGTATGATGAAACTGATTCCAATTATGTTTGGTATCGTTGCAGGCTATGTGGTTTGTTTATTCCTAGGTTTAATTAACTTCCAACCTGTTTTAGACGCAAAATGGTTTGAATTACCTCAGTTAACCAAACCAGAATTTAATTTAGAAGCCATTCTTTATATGCTACCAATTGCTATCGCACCAGCCGTTGAACACGTTGGCGGTATTATGGCAATCAGTTCTGTAACAGGTAAAGATTTCCTTAAAAAACCAGGCTTACACCGCACCTTATTGGGCGATGGTGTCGCAACAGCTGCGGCTTCATTAGTAGGTGGTCCACCAAATACTACTTATGCTGAAGTAACGGGTGCTGTAATGCTAACTCGCAACTTTAATCCAAATATTATGACTTGGGCTGCAGTATGGGCAATTGCAATTTCCTTCTGTGGTAAAGTAGGTGCATTCCTTTCTACTATCCCAACCATCGTAATGGGTGGCATTATGATGTTAGTATTCGGTTCGATTGCCGTTGTCGGGATGAGTACCTTAATTAAAGGTAAAGTGGATGTAACTGAACCTCGCAACCTTTGCATCATTTCTGTGGTGATGACTTTCGGGATCGGTAATATGTTTGTCAACGTCGGTGATAC encodes:
- a CDS encoding cytochrome C assembly family protein gives rise to the protein MWFALFSIIFYILSLLLIAPFLMNSSEGKLSQSKIPFFLTALTAIVLHAVSTFPLLEDLASGQSFTLMQIASLMSVIIASLATLSMFLVSTMWFVLPIVYAFSIISLIFATFLSSHIIQMLNQNTLMLFHIGLSLFTYAVCFIATLYVIQLVWLDRNLKKRKIQFSPAIPPLMAVERHFFCLFAMGEALLTLTLISGTYHVLQAVTPENLHKAIFSFLAWISFGIACFGHWRLGWRGKRMIIYAISGIILLTIGYFGSRLI
- the ffh gene encoding signal recognition particle protein, with product MFENLSDRLSKTLRNISSKGRLTEDNIKETLREVRMALLEADVALPVVREFIAKVKESALGEEVNKSLTPGQEFLKIVQRELEKAMGEANESLNLATQPPAVILMAGLQGAGKTTSVGKLAKFLRERHKKKVLVVSADVYRPAAIKQLETLAQSVGVDFFPSDVKQKPVEIAKAALADAKLKFYDVLIVDTAGRLHVDTEMMDEIKQVHAALNPIETLFTVDAMTGQDAANTAKAFNEALPLTGVILTKVDGDARGGAALSIRQITGKPIKFLGVGEKTEALEPFHPDRVASRILGMGDVLSLIEDLERSVDREKAEKMAQKFKKGDDFTLDDFREQLREMKKMGGMMSMLEKLPGAKNLPDHVKNQVDDKMFIKMEAIINSMTLKERANPDIIKGSRRRRIALGSGTQVQDVNKLLKQFDEMQRMMKKMRKGGMAKMMRGMQGLMGGGGLGGLGGLGGMFKR
- a CDS encoding nitric-oxide reductase large subunit, with product MGQYKKFWYLLVAVLIGAFSILGYYGFEVYREAPPIPQQYVSESGEKVITHDEILHGQTAWQTTGGMQVGSVWGHGAYQAPDWTADWLHRELTNWLDITANQEFGKNFADLNDEQQTLLKARLTKEYRGSKVENGTVVLSNTRLAAMEKTAQYYISLYGDDPATKVTREHFAMKDNTLPDLQARKDLTKFFFWTAWTASAERPNTNASYTNNWPHEPLINNVPTPENVVWSIASVVFLIAGIGFVVWIWSFKKREDEQDPPIPEVDPLTKLQLTPSQRALGKYLFTVLALFLLQVNLGAIVAHYTVEGQEFYGIDISQYLPYSLVRTWHIQAALFWIAMAFLAGGLFLAPIINGGKDPKFQKLGVDVLFWALVVLVVGSFTGSYLAIAHILPEEWSFMFGHQGYEFIDLGRFWQAVKFAGILFWLVLMLRGTVNAFKQPGDKNLLALFFASVIAIGLFYGPALFYGEHTHISVMEYWRWWVVHLWVEGFFEVFSVAALSFIFVSLGLVSRRTATVATITEAALFLIGGIPGTFHHLYFAGATTPIIAVGASFSALEVVPLVLLGHEAWEHWAMQQKTPWMDRLKWPLYCFVAVAFWNMLGAGVFGFLINPPISLYYIQGLNTTAVHAHAALFGVYGFLALGFVFLIARYLRPDTPFNDKLMKWGFWLLNGGLVLMIVSSLLPIGIIQGYASISEGLWYARSEEFMQQPLFDTLRWVRLGGDVVFIFGALAFFWQIFMMIFFKPKKTA
- the upp gene encoding uracil phosphoribosyltransferase, yielding MKLVEVKHPLVKHKLGVMREADIDTKKFRELATEVGSLLTYEATADLETEKVIIEGWNGPVEIDRIKGKKVTVVPILRAGLGMMDGVLEHVPSARISVVGIYRNEETLEPVPYFQKLASDLEERLAIVVDPMLATGGSMISTIDLLKAKGCQHIKVLVLVAAPEGIKALEKAHPDIELYCASIDDHLNEQGYIIPGLGDAGDKIFGTK
- a CDS encoding nucleobase:cation symporter-2 family protein — encoded protein: MSNQTTTAPVEVQSMGKQAFVGLQMLFVAFGALVLVPLITGLNSNTALLTAGIGTLLFQLCTGKQVPIFLASSFAFIAPIQYGVQTWGIPTTMGGLACAGFVYFALSTLVKLRGSAALERIFPPVVVGPVIIIIGMGLAPVAVDMALGKNSAYSYEHSVLVSMITLVTTLSVAVFAKGMMKLIPIMFGIVAGYVVCLFLGLINFQPVLDAKWFELPQLTKPEFNLEAILYMLPIAIAPAVEHVGGIMAISSVTGKDFLKKPGLHRTLLGDGVATAAASLVGGPPNTTYAEVTGAVMLTRNFNPNIMTWAAVWAIAISFCGKVGAFLSTIPTIVMGGIMMLVFGSIAVVGMSTLIKGKVDVTEPRNLCIISVVMTFGIGNMFVNVGDTVSLKGISLCAIVAIVLNLILPKAKNEVE